In Carya illinoinensis cultivar Pawnee chromosome 7, C.illinoinensisPawnee_v1, whole genome shotgun sequence, the following are encoded in one genomic region:
- the LOC122315438 gene encoding pathogenesis-related homeodomain protein-like isoform X3: MRGTGKKLIYQESGKSCYSKAESGSKLIASLKFKKGRNTSHCKKHKPKSKSHVKTSGSTLSKRSVTDPASREPKNDSISRRFFSRKVLHKPTDSKSSRKNSSLGLQVENASPNISKGKRKNVDGEVKITNLKKRNKKRRQKDSVELDEVSRLQRRTRYLLIKMKLEQNLIDAYSGEGWKGQSREKIKPEKELQRAKKQILSCKLGIRDAIRQLDSLSSEGCIEDSVIAPDGSVYHEHIFCAKCKLREAFPDNDIILCDGTCNCAFHQKCLDPPLDSDNIPPGDQGWFCKFCECKMDILEVVNAHIGTHFSMNSNWQDVFKEEAAFPDGENAILDPEEEWPSDDSDDDDYNPERRENSSMIGGAESDDNVSDDISSSTSLSWSLDIEFFSGKEGMLCENHFANNSLDSDESTDGGIICGPRQRRAVDYKKLYDEMFGKDASAFEPVSEDEDWGPAKRKRREKESDAASTLMTLYESEQKCQNSETKELKKKLPLETSTRRPFFRIPHIAVEKLREVFAENELPPRAVKENLSKELGLDPEKVSKWFKNARYLALKYRKEETGKQLHSFKESRLEKLKKKADNVMVSNDTSAEIMIHSPKNVKKVFHRKSPKSLSRVLKKKRQKRSSFRSPGNGKKDTVEFGDDVSLKKLLEARTKERKRVGVMAGGGCPAAEVEMERLCKVMGRLETIKLKLLRLQNDNARDSDKSHLFQQSVIYVPIAELREKL, from the exons ATGCGTGGTACTGGAAAGAAATTGATCTACCAAGAATCTGGCAAATCTTGTTATTCAAAGGCAGAGTCTGGGTCTAAGCTGATTGCATCGTTGAAGTTTAAAAAGGGTAGGAATACATCCCATTGCAAAAAAcacaaaccaaaatcaaaatctcATGTAAAGACAAGTGGTTCAACGCTTTCAAAGAGGTCAGTTACTGACCCTGCTAGCAGGGAGCCCAAGAATGATTCTATAAGTAGAAGGTTTTTCAGTAGGAAAGTTCTGCATAAACCAACTGATTCAAagtcttcaagaaagaattctTCATTGGGGCTTCAAGTTGAAAATGCCTCGCCTAATATCTCCAAGGGAAAGAGGAAAAATGTTGATGGAGAGGTCAAAATTACAAATCTTAAGAAGAGGAATAAGAAGAGAAGGCAAAAGGACAGCGTGGAGCTCGATGAAGTTTCCCGTTTACAACGAAGAACAAGGTATCTGTTGATTAAAATGAAACTAGAGCAGAACCTTATCGATGCTTACTCTGGAGAAGGCTGGAAAGGTCAGAG TCGAGAAAAGATTAAGCCAGAAAAGGAACTACAACGAGCCAAGAAGCAGATATTGAGCTGTAAACTTGGAATACGTGATGCAATTCGCCAGCTGGATTCACTTAGTTCAGAAGGATGCATTGAAGACTCTGTCATTGCTCCAGATGGATCTGTATACCATGAACAT ATATTCTGTGCAAAGTGCAAGTTACGTGAAGCTTTCCCAGATAATGATATTATACTATGTGACGGGACATGTAATTGTGCTTTCCACCAAAAATGCCTTGACCCTCCATTGGACAGTGACAATA TTCCTCCAGGTGATCAGGGATGGTTTTGCAAATTTTGTGAGTGTAAGATGGACATTCTAGAAGTAGTGAATGCCCATATTGGGACCCACTTCTCCATGAACAGTAATTGGCAG GATGTTTTCAAAGAAGAAGCTGCTTTCCCTGATGGTGAGAATGCAATATTAGATCCAGAGGAAGAATGGCCTTCAGATgattctgatgatgatgattataaTCCAGAGAGGAGGGAAAACAGTTCCATGATCGGTGGGGCAGAATCTGATGACAATGTGTCAGATGACATTAGCAGTTCTACTAGCCTGAGTTGGTCTTtagatattgaatttttttctgGAAAGGAAGGCATGTTGTGTGAAAACCATTTTGCTAATAACAGTTTAGATTCTGATGAATCCACCGATGGGGGAATTATATGCGGCCCTAGGCAGCGAAGAGCTGTTGACTATAAGAAGCTATATGAT GAAATGTTTGGAAAGGATGCTTCTGCTTTTGAACCAGTGAGTGAGGATGAAGACTGGGGTCCTGCTAAAAGAAAGCGGAGAGAAAAGGAGTCTGATGCAGCCAGCACCCTTATGACACTATATGAAAGTGAGCAGAAGTGTCAGAATTCTGAGAccaaagaattgaaaaagaaactccCACTAGAAACTTCAACTAGAAGGCCATTTTTCAGAATACCCCACATTGCGGTTGAG AAGCTTCGTGAAGTTTTCGCTGAGAATGAACTTCCCCCAAGAGCTGTCAAGGAGAATCTTTCAAAGGAGTTGGGCCTTGATCCAGAGAAG GTTAGCAAATGGTTCAAAAATGCACGATACTTGGCACTTAAATACAGAAAG GAAGAGACGGGAAAGCAACTTCATAGTTTTAAGGAATCCAGAttagaaaaattgaagaaaaaagctGACAATGTTATGGTATCAAACGATACCTCTGCAGAGATTATGATACATAGCCcaaagaatgttaaaaaagttTTCCATAGAAAGAGCCCCAAGTCATTAAGCcgtgttttaaagaaaaagcgGCAGAAAAGATCTTCATTCAGGTCACCTGGTAATGGCAAAAAG GATACAGTGGAGTTCGGCGATGATGTGAGCTTGAAGAAGCTTTTGGAAGCAAGAACTAAGGAGAGGAAGAGGGTCGGTGTCATGGCTGGGGGAGGATGTCCGGCAGCAGAggtagaaatggaaagactTTGCAAAGTTATGGGTAGACTAGAGACCATAAAGCTGAAATTGCTGAGACTTCAAAATGACAACGCCAGAGATTCTGATAAATCCCATTTGTTTCAACAGTCTGTGATTTATGTTCCCATAGCAGAGCTAAGGGAAAAACTTTGA
- the LOC122315438 gene encoding pathogenesis-related homeodomain protein-like isoform X1, producing MLMIAAIGNRRINFGISTVVCAHTLQIDMRGTGKKLIYQESGKSCYSKAESGSKLIASLKFKKGRNTSHCKKHKPKSKSHVKTSGSTLSKRSVTDPASREPKNDSISRRFFSRKVLHKPTDSKSSRKNSSLGLQVENASPNISKGKRKNVDGEVKITNLKKRNKKRRQKDSVELDEVSRLQRRTRYLLIKMKLEQNLIDAYSGEGWKGQSREKIKPEKELQRAKKQILSCKLGIRDAIRQLDSLSSEGCIEDSVIAPDGSVYHEHIFCAKCKLREAFPDNDIILCDGTCNCAFHQKCLDPPLDSDNIPPGDQGWFCKFCECKMDILEVVNAHIGTHFSMNSNWQDVFKEEAAFPDGENAILDPEEEWPSDDSDDDDYNPERRENSSMIGGAESDDNVSDDISSSTSLSWSLDIEFFSGKEGMLCENHFANNSLDSDESTDGGIICGPRQRRAVDYKKLYDEMFGKDASAFEPVSEDEDWGPAKRKRREKESDAASTLMTLYESEQKCQNSETKELKKKLPLETSTRRPFFRIPHIAVEKLREVFAENELPPRAVKENLSKELGLDPEKVSKWFKNARYLALKYRKEETGKQLHSFKESRLEKLKKKADNVMVSNDTSAEIMIHSPKNVKKVFHRKSPKSLSRVLKKKRQKRSSFRSPGNGKKDTVEFGDDVSLKKLLEARTKERKRVGVMAGGGCPAAEVEMERLCKVMGRLETIKLKLLRLQNDNARDSDKSHLFQQSVIYVPIAELREKL from the exons ATGTTGATGATAGCTGCAattggaaatagaagaataaaCTTTGGAATCTCTACAGTAGTCTG TGCTCACACGTTGCAGATCGATATGCGTGGTACTGGAAAGAAATTGATCTACCAAGAATCTGGCAAATCTTGTTATTCAAAGGCAGAGTCTGGGTCTAAGCTGATTGCATCGTTGAAGTTTAAAAAGGGTAGGAATACATCCCATTGCAAAAAAcacaaaccaaaatcaaaatctcATGTAAAGACAAGTGGTTCAACGCTTTCAAAGAGGTCAGTTACTGACCCTGCTAGCAGGGAGCCCAAGAATGATTCTATAAGTAGAAGGTTTTTCAGTAGGAAAGTTCTGCATAAACCAACTGATTCAAagtcttcaagaaagaattctTCATTGGGGCTTCAAGTTGAAAATGCCTCGCCTAATATCTCCAAGGGAAAGAGGAAAAATGTTGATGGAGAGGTCAAAATTACAAATCTTAAGAAGAGGAATAAGAAGAGAAGGCAAAAGGACAGCGTGGAGCTCGATGAAGTTTCCCGTTTACAACGAAGAACAAGGTATCTGTTGATTAAAATGAAACTAGAGCAGAACCTTATCGATGCTTACTCTGGAGAAGGCTGGAAAGGTCAGAG TCGAGAAAAGATTAAGCCAGAAAAGGAACTACAACGAGCCAAGAAGCAGATATTGAGCTGTAAACTTGGAATACGTGATGCAATTCGCCAGCTGGATTCACTTAGTTCAGAAGGATGCATTGAAGACTCTGTCATTGCTCCAGATGGATCTGTATACCATGAACAT ATATTCTGTGCAAAGTGCAAGTTACGTGAAGCTTTCCCAGATAATGATATTATACTATGTGACGGGACATGTAATTGTGCTTTCCACCAAAAATGCCTTGACCCTCCATTGGACAGTGACAATA TTCCTCCAGGTGATCAGGGATGGTTTTGCAAATTTTGTGAGTGTAAGATGGACATTCTAGAAGTAGTGAATGCCCATATTGGGACCCACTTCTCCATGAACAGTAATTGGCAG GATGTTTTCAAAGAAGAAGCTGCTTTCCCTGATGGTGAGAATGCAATATTAGATCCAGAGGAAGAATGGCCTTCAGATgattctgatgatgatgattataaTCCAGAGAGGAGGGAAAACAGTTCCATGATCGGTGGGGCAGAATCTGATGACAATGTGTCAGATGACATTAGCAGTTCTACTAGCCTGAGTTGGTCTTtagatattgaatttttttctgGAAAGGAAGGCATGTTGTGTGAAAACCATTTTGCTAATAACAGTTTAGATTCTGATGAATCCACCGATGGGGGAATTATATGCGGCCCTAGGCAGCGAAGAGCTGTTGACTATAAGAAGCTATATGAT GAAATGTTTGGAAAGGATGCTTCTGCTTTTGAACCAGTGAGTGAGGATGAAGACTGGGGTCCTGCTAAAAGAAAGCGGAGAGAAAAGGAGTCTGATGCAGCCAGCACCCTTATGACACTATATGAAAGTGAGCAGAAGTGTCAGAATTCTGAGAccaaagaattgaaaaagaaactccCACTAGAAACTTCAACTAGAAGGCCATTTTTCAGAATACCCCACATTGCGGTTGAG AAGCTTCGTGAAGTTTTCGCTGAGAATGAACTTCCCCCAAGAGCTGTCAAGGAGAATCTTTCAAAGGAGTTGGGCCTTGATCCAGAGAAG GTTAGCAAATGGTTCAAAAATGCACGATACTTGGCACTTAAATACAGAAAG GAAGAGACGGGAAAGCAACTTCATAGTTTTAAGGAATCCAGAttagaaaaattgaagaaaaaagctGACAATGTTATGGTATCAAACGATACCTCTGCAGAGATTATGATACATAGCCcaaagaatgttaaaaaagttTTCCATAGAAAGAGCCCCAAGTCATTAAGCcgtgttttaaagaaaaagcgGCAGAAAAGATCTTCATTCAGGTCACCTGGTAATGGCAAAAAG GATACAGTGGAGTTCGGCGATGATGTGAGCTTGAAGAAGCTTTTGGAAGCAAGAACTAAGGAGAGGAAGAGGGTCGGTGTCATGGCTGGGGGAGGATGTCCGGCAGCAGAggtagaaatggaaagactTTGCAAAGTTATGGGTAGACTAGAGACCATAAAGCTGAAATTGCTGAGACTTCAAAATGACAACGCCAGAGATTCTGATAAATCCCATTTGTTTCAACAGTCTGTGATTTATGTTCCCATAGCAGAGCTAAGGGAAAAACTTTGA
- the LOC122315438 gene encoding pathogenesis-related homeodomain protein-like isoform X2 produces the protein MLMIAAIGNRRINFGISTVVCAHTLQIDMRGTGKKLIYQESGKSCYSKAESGSKLIASLKFKKGRNTSHCKKHKPKSKSHVKTSGSTLSKRSVTDPASREPKNDSISRRFFSRKVLHKPTDSKSSRKNSSLGLQVENASPNISKGKRKNVDGEVKITNLKKRNKKRRQKDSVELDEVSRLQRRTRYLLIKMKLEQNLIDAYSGEGWKGQSREKIKPEKELQRAKKQILSCKLGIRDAIRQLDSLSSEGCIEDSVIAPDGSVYHEHIFCAKCKLREAFPDNDIILCDGTCNCAFHQKCLDPPLDSDNSDQGWFCKFCECKMDILEVVNAHIGTHFSMNSNWQDVFKEEAAFPDGENAILDPEEEWPSDDSDDDDYNPERRENSSMIGGAESDDNVSDDISSSTSLSWSLDIEFFSGKEGMLCENHFANNSLDSDESTDGGIICGPRQRRAVDYKKLYDEMFGKDASAFEPVSEDEDWGPAKRKRREKESDAASTLMTLYESEQKCQNSETKELKKKLPLETSTRRPFFRIPHIAVEKLREVFAENELPPRAVKENLSKELGLDPEKVSKWFKNARYLALKYRKEETGKQLHSFKESRLEKLKKKADNVMVSNDTSAEIMIHSPKNVKKVFHRKSPKSLSRVLKKKRQKRSSFRSPGNGKKDTVEFGDDVSLKKLLEARTKERKRVGVMAGGGCPAAEVEMERLCKVMGRLETIKLKLLRLQNDNARDSDKSHLFQQSVIYVPIAELREKL, from the exons ATGTTGATGATAGCTGCAattggaaatagaagaataaaCTTTGGAATCTCTACAGTAGTCTG TGCTCACACGTTGCAGATCGATATGCGTGGTACTGGAAAGAAATTGATCTACCAAGAATCTGGCAAATCTTGTTATTCAAAGGCAGAGTCTGGGTCTAAGCTGATTGCATCGTTGAAGTTTAAAAAGGGTAGGAATACATCCCATTGCAAAAAAcacaaaccaaaatcaaaatctcATGTAAAGACAAGTGGTTCAACGCTTTCAAAGAGGTCAGTTACTGACCCTGCTAGCAGGGAGCCCAAGAATGATTCTATAAGTAGAAGGTTTTTCAGTAGGAAAGTTCTGCATAAACCAACTGATTCAAagtcttcaagaaagaattctTCATTGGGGCTTCAAGTTGAAAATGCCTCGCCTAATATCTCCAAGGGAAAGAGGAAAAATGTTGATGGAGAGGTCAAAATTACAAATCTTAAGAAGAGGAATAAGAAGAGAAGGCAAAAGGACAGCGTGGAGCTCGATGAAGTTTCCCGTTTACAACGAAGAACAAGGTATCTGTTGATTAAAATGAAACTAGAGCAGAACCTTATCGATGCTTACTCTGGAGAAGGCTGGAAAGGTCAGAG TCGAGAAAAGATTAAGCCAGAAAAGGAACTACAACGAGCCAAGAAGCAGATATTGAGCTGTAAACTTGGAATACGTGATGCAATTCGCCAGCTGGATTCACTTAGTTCAGAAGGATGCATTGAAGACTCTGTCATTGCTCCAGATGGATCTGTATACCATGAACAT ATATTCTGTGCAAAGTGCAAGTTACGTGAAGCTTTCCCAGATAATGATATTATACTATGTGACGGGACATGTAATTGTGCTTTCCACCAAAAATGCCTTGACCCTCCATTGGACAGTGACAATA GTGATCAGGGATGGTTTTGCAAATTTTGTGAGTGTAAGATGGACATTCTAGAAGTAGTGAATGCCCATATTGGGACCCACTTCTCCATGAACAGTAATTGGCAG GATGTTTTCAAAGAAGAAGCTGCTTTCCCTGATGGTGAGAATGCAATATTAGATCCAGAGGAAGAATGGCCTTCAGATgattctgatgatgatgattataaTCCAGAGAGGAGGGAAAACAGTTCCATGATCGGTGGGGCAGAATCTGATGACAATGTGTCAGATGACATTAGCAGTTCTACTAGCCTGAGTTGGTCTTtagatattgaatttttttctgGAAAGGAAGGCATGTTGTGTGAAAACCATTTTGCTAATAACAGTTTAGATTCTGATGAATCCACCGATGGGGGAATTATATGCGGCCCTAGGCAGCGAAGAGCTGTTGACTATAAGAAGCTATATGAT GAAATGTTTGGAAAGGATGCTTCTGCTTTTGAACCAGTGAGTGAGGATGAAGACTGGGGTCCTGCTAAAAGAAAGCGGAGAGAAAAGGAGTCTGATGCAGCCAGCACCCTTATGACACTATATGAAAGTGAGCAGAAGTGTCAGAATTCTGAGAccaaagaattgaaaaagaaactccCACTAGAAACTTCAACTAGAAGGCCATTTTTCAGAATACCCCACATTGCGGTTGAG AAGCTTCGTGAAGTTTTCGCTGAGAATGAACTTCCCCCAAGAGCTGTCAAGGAGAATCTTTCAAAGGAGTTGGGCCTTGATCCAGAGAAG GTTAGCAAATGGTTCAAAAATGCACGATACTTGGCACTTAAATACAGAAAG GAAGAGACGGGAAAGCAACTTCATAGTTTTAAGGAATCCAGAttagaaaaattgaagaaaaaagctGACAATGTTATGGTATCAAACGATACCTCTGCAGAGATTATGATACATAGCCcaaagaatgttaaaaaagttTTCCATAGAAAGAGCCCCAAGTCATTAAGCcgtgttttaaagaaaaagcgGCAGAAAAGATCTTCATTCAGGTCACCTGGTAATGGCAAAAAG GATACAGTGGAGTTCGGCGATGATGTGAGCTTGAAGAAGCTTTTGGAAGCAAGAACTAAGGAGAGGAAGAGGGTCGGTGTCATGGCTGGGGGAGGATGTCCGGCAGCAGAggtagaaatggaaagactTTGCAAAGTTATGGGTAGACTAGAGACCATAAAGCTGAAATTGCTGAGACTTCAAAATGACAACGCCAGAGATTCTGATAAATCCCATTTGTTTCAACAGTCTGTGATTTATGTTCCCATAGCAGAGCTAAGGGAAAAACTTTGA
- the LOC122316593 gene encoding tryptophan--tRNA ligase, cytoplasmic, translating into MDKEELERGALQNEKEKQEEEEEEQVVNPWEVSAKEGGKIDYDKLIEKFGCQRLNQSLIDRVEHLTSRRAHVFLRRGAFFAHRDFNEILDAYERGEKFYLYTGRGPSSEALHLGHLIPFMFTQYLQEAFKVPLVIQLTDDEKFLWKNLTVEESRRLARENAKDIIACGFDIRRTFIFSDFDYVGGAFYRNMIEISKRVTCNQIVGIFGFVGEDHIGKYSFPPVQAAPSFPSSFPHLFSGKDNLRCLIPCAIDQDPYFRMTRDVAPRIGHHKPALIESLFFPALQGETGKMSASDPNSAIYVTDSEKDIKNKINRYAFSGGQDSIEKHRQLGANLEVDIPIKYLGFFLEDDAELEHIKKEYGAGRMLTGEVKQRLIEVLTKLVERHRRARAAVTDEMVDAFMAVRPLPNMFN; encoded by the exons ATGGATAAGGAAGAACTGGAGAGGGGCGCTttacaaaatgaaaaggaaaaacaagaagaagaagaagaagaacaggtTGTGAATCCATGGGAAGTTTCGGCCAAAGAAGGAGGCAAGATTGACTACGACAAGCTCATCGAGAAGTTCGGCTGTCAAAGGCTCAACCAATCGCTCATTGACCGTGTCGAGCACCTCACCTCTCGCCGCGCCCACGTTTTCCTCCGCCGCGGCGCCTTCTTCGCCCATCG GGACTTCAATGAGATACTGGATGCGTACGAGAGGGGCGAGAAGTTCTATCTGTACACGGGTAGAGGACCCTCGTCTGAAGCTTTGCACTTGGGGCATTTGATACCCTTTATGTTCACTCA ATATTTGCAAGAGGCCTTTAAGGTTCCTCTTGTTATACAACTTACCGATGACGAGAAGTTCCTGTGGAAAAATCTGACGGTGGAGGAGAGCAGGAGACTCGCCAGGGAAAATGCCAAGGACATCATTGCCTGTGGTTTTGACATCAGAAGAACCTTCATCTTCTCTGATTTTGATTATGTTGGAGG TGCATTCTACAGGAACATGATTGAAATTTCAAAGCGTGTGACATGTAATCAGATTGTGGGTATATTTGGTTTCGTTGGTGAAGATCATATTGGAAAATATAGTTTTCCGCCTGTACAG GCAGCTCCTTCATTTCCCAGTTCATTCCCACACTTATTTTCAGGCAAAGATAATCTCCGTTGCTTAATTCCTTGTGCAATTGACCAG GATCCTTATTTTAGAATGACAAGAGATGTTGCTCCTCGAATCGGACATCACAAGCCTGCATTGATTGAATCATTATTTTTCCCTGCCCTGCAG GGGGAGACAGGAAAAATGTCAGCTAGTGATCCAAACTCTGCAATATATGTGACTGATTCTGAGAAAGACATTAAGAACAAG ATAAACAGATATGCATTCTCTGGTGGTCAAGATTCAATAGAGAAACACCGCCAACTTGGAGCAAATCTTGAG GTTGATATACCAATTAAATACCTAGGTTTTTTCCTAGAGGATGATGCCGAGCTTGAACACATAAAGAAG GAGTATGGTGCGGGGCGCATGCTGACAGGTGAGGTGAAGCAGCGGCTCATAGAAGTTTTGACAAAACTGGTGGAAAGACATCGTAGGGCTCGTGCTGCTGTGACTGATGAA ATGGTGGATGCATTTATGGCAGTGAGACCCCTTCCCAACATGTTCAACTGA